The following proteins are encoded in a genomic region of Saccharopolyspora antimicrobica:
- a CDS encoding PQQ-dependent sugar dehydrogenase — translation MDDERGMTARRVLQLAAALLALTSCTTAPVTAPPESRWGRPAVVADGLAAPWSIAFHEGTPLISERDTARIVELSPTGDAREIGTIAGVEGTGEGGLLGIAVRGGHLYAYFTAGEENRIERYELTGGAGTLRLGAPQEILGGIPAAGNHNGGRIAFGPDGMLYATTGDAQTRNSAQDLGSLAGKILRMTPDGGVPPDNPFPGSLVLSYGHRNAQGIAWSASGTMYATEFGQNTWDELNIIQPGGNYGWPEVEGIAHRDEFVDPVQQWSPADASPSGMTIAGDTAYVANLRGERIREIPLTDPATSVEHYTGEFGRLRDVVLAPDGKLLILTNNTDSRGDPRPGDDHLLSTVPD, via the coding sequence ATGGACGATGAGCGCGGGATGACTGCGCGACGGGTGCTCCAGCTCGCCGCTGCCCTGCTCGCCCTGACCTCGTGCACGACCGCTCCGGTCACCGCCCCACCGGAATCCCGCTGGGGCCGACCCGCAGTGGTCGCCGACGGCCTCGCGGCGCCGTGGTCGATCGCGTTCCACGAGGGCACCCCGCTGATCAGCGAGCGGGACACCGCCCGGATCGTCGAGCTCTCCCCGACCGGGGACGCCCGCGAGATCGGCACGATCGCAGGCGTCGAGGGCACCGGCGAAGGCGGGCTCCTCGGGATCGCCGTGCGGGGCGGGCACCTGTACGCGTACTTCACCGCAGGCGAGGAGAACCGGATCGAGCGCTACGAGCTCACCGGTGGTGCGGGGACGCTGCGGCTCGGCGCACCGCAGGAGATCCTCGGCGGAATCCCCGCTGCCGGCAACCACAACGGCGGACGCATCGCGTTCGGCCCGGACGGGATGCTCTACGCCACCACCGGCGACGCCCAGACCCGCAACAGCGCGCAGGACCTCGGCTCCCTGGCGGGCAAGATCCTCCGGATGACCCCGGACGGCGGGGTCCCGCCGGACAACCCGTTCCCCGGCTCGCTCGTGCTCAGCTACGGCCACCGCAACGCGCAGGGCATCGCGTGGTCGGCGAGCGGGACGATGTACGCCACGGAGTTCGGCCAGAACACCTGGGACGAGCTGAACATCATCCAACCCGGCGGCAACTACGGCTGGCCCGAGGTGGAGGGCATCGCACACCGGGACGAGTTCGTCGACCCGGTCCAGCAGTGGTCCCCGGCGGACGCCAGCCCGAGCGGTATGACGATCGCGGGGGACACCGCCTACGTCGCCAACCTGCGCGGCGAGCGGATCCGCGAGATCCCGCTGACCGACCCGGCGACCTCGGTCGAGCACTACACCGGCGAGTTCGGCCGCCTCCGGGACGTGGTCCTCGCCCCGGACGGCAAGCTGTTGATCCTCACGAACAACACCGACAGCCGAGGAGACCCGCGCCCGGGCGACGACCACCTCCTGAGCACCGTCCCGGACTGA
- a CDS encoding NADPH-dependent FMN reductase: protein MTVPEHHVLALSGSLRAGPYNTALLRAARDLAPGSISVHVHPGLGDLPLYNEDLEQNPLPEAVLELHRQILRADGLLIATPEHNSAIPAALKNAIDWMSRMPGGSGMSGKPVAVAGASPGALGTVRAQLGLRQILTSVGAEVLAKPEVMVFRAHERFDDGVLTDGFTRTLLTDLLSELAARIKRGG from the coding sequence ATGACCGTCCCCGAGCACCACGTCCTCGCCCTGTCCGGCAGCCTGCGCGCGGGCCCCTACAACACCGCGCTGCTGCGGGCGGCCCGTGACCTCGCACCGGGCTCGATTTCCGTGCACGTCCACCCCGGCCTCGGCGATCTGCCGCTGTACAACGAAGATCTGGAGCAGAACCCGCTTCCGGAGGCCGTGCTCGAACTGCACCGGCAGATCCTGCGGGCCGACGGGCTGCTGATCGCGACACCGGAGCACAACTCGGCGATCCCCGCGGCGCTGAAGAACGCGATCGACTGGATGAGCCGCATGCCCGGTGGCTCCGGGATGAGCGGGAAGCCGGTCGCGGTGGCGGGCGCCTCGCCCGGCGCTCTCGGCACGGTGCGGGCCCAGCTCGGCCTGCGCCAGATCCTCACCAGCGTCGGCGCCGAAGTCCTCGCCAAGCCGGAGGTGATGGTGTTCCGCGCGCACGAACGGTTCGACGACGGGGTCTTGACCGACGGGTTCACCCGCACCCTGCTCACCGACCTGCTGTCCGAGCTGGCGGCGCGGATCAAGCGGGGTGGCTGA
- a CDS encoding MerR family transcriptional regulator: protein MDDELLNIGAFARQAGLTPSALRFYDDCDVLIPAHVDAVTGYRYYSPDQLSRAVLLRRLRAAGVPLPEVGAVLDGTAEQARAALTAHAQRARDVAAAAQAEIGEILRSLPGGERRTLVRLGGAELSSAVRQVSPSVAGAAARAEFPVLGCILVELDEEVRLVATDRYRLAVRTLRPAFTDGAATRLVVDAAALADIASWALPLAEVGIEVDDRGARLHGGGRSRALPTCDETFPDYKLILDDLPAPENRVITDRSALCAALLQAPGPVVLRTDDGHLLITDRDGCTVERPAVHTGPPLRIAFDPAVLVPALEAGVGPDVLLEFSAPDRPVVVRSADQGSFTTLVMPVR from the coding sequence ATGGACGACGAGCTCCTGAACATCGGCGCCTTCGCCCGGCAGGCCGGGTTGACGCCGAGCGCGCTGCGGTTCTACGACGACTGCGACGTGCTGATCCCCGCGCACGTCGACGCGGTGACCGGGTACCGCTACTACTCCCCCGACCAGCTCTCCCGCGCCGTGCTGCTGCGCCGGTTGCGGGCGGCGGGAGTGCCGTTGCCCGAGGTCGGCGCGGTGCTCGACGGGACCGCTGAGCAGGCCCGCGCCGCGCTGACGGCCCACGCGCAGCGGGCGCGAGACGTGGCGGCGGCCGCGCAGGCCGAGATCGGGGAGATCCTGCGCTCGCTGCCGGGCGGTGAGCGGCGGACGCTGGTCCGCCTCGGCGGAGCGGAGCTGTCCAGCGCCGTGCGCCAGGTGTCACCGTCGGTCGCCGGAGCCGCCGCCCGGGCGGAGTTCCCGGTGCTGGGCTGCATCCTCGTCGAGCTCGACGAGGAGGTGCGGCTGGTCGCCACGGACCGCTACCGGCTGGCGGTCCGGACGCTGCGCCCGGCGTTCACCGACGGTGCCGCGACCAGGCTGGTGGTCGACGCCGCCGCACTGGCCGACATCGCGTCGTGGGCGCTGCCGCTGGCCGAGGTCGGCATCGAGGTCGACGACCGCGGCGCGCGGCTGCACGGCGGCGGCCGGTCTCGTGCCCTGCCGACCTGCGACGAGACCTTCCCCGACTACAAGCTGATCCTGGACGACCTGCCCGCCCCGGAGAACCGGGTCATCACCGACCGGAGCGCCCTGTGCGCGGCGCTGCTCCAAGCGCCCGGCCCGGTCGTCCTGCGCACCGACGACGGGCACCTGCTGATCACCGACCGCGACGGGTGCACCGTCGAGCGGCCCGCCGTGCACACCGGGCCACCGCTGCGCATCGCCTTCGATCCGGCAGTGCTCGTCCCGGCGCTGGAAGCCGGTGTCGGGCCCGACGTCCTGCTGGAGTTCTCCGCACCGGACCGGCCGGTGGTGGTCCGCTCCGCCGACCAGGGCAGCTTCACCACCCTGGTCATGCCCGTGCGCTGA
- a CDS encoding alpha/beta hydrolase, with the protein MTRNTRPPFDPELEAVLAIVNAEVPAITPETIPALREAGNQMEAVEEMLRTAGVTRRDLTIPGYEGADLPVSVFARADHTEAGPGFYQIHGGGMIMGDRTTGMSHFLPWIVEHDAVVVAIEYRLAPEFPDPYPVEDCYAGLLGTAEHAAELGIDPDRLIISGASAGGGLAAGTALLARDRKGPELAGQVLIYPMLDDRDQSVSTAQYDGFGLWDRQSNLTGWNALLGERRGTEDVSIYAAPARATDLSGLPPAFIDCGSAEVFRDEDVAYATALWRSGVQAELHVWPGGFHGFDVAAPHTALARGMAAARNAWVARLLES; encoded by the coding sequence ATGACCCGGAACACCCGACCGCCGTTCGACCCGGAGCTGGAAGCGGTGCTCGCCATCGTCAACGCGGAGGTCCCGGCCATCACGCCGGAGACGATCCCGGCGCTGCGCGAGGCGGGCAACCAGATGGAGGCCGTCGAGGAGATGCTGCGCACCGCGGGAGTCACCCGGCGCGATCTCACGATTCCCGGGTACGAAGGTGCCGACCTGCCCGTATCGGTGTTCGCGCGCGCGGATCACACGGAAGCGGGCCCGGGTTTCTACCAGATCCACGGCGGCGGAATGATCATGGGCGACCGCACGACGGGGATGAGCCACTTCCTGCCCTGGATCGTCGAGCACGACGCGGTCGTCGTCGCGATCGAGTACCGGCTCGCACCGGAGTTCCCCGACCCCTACCCGGTCGAGGACTGCTACGCGGGCCTGCTGGGGACCGCCGAGCACGCCGCCGAACTCGGCATCGACCCCGATCGCCTCATCATCTCCGGCGCCAGCGCCGGCGGCGGACTCGCCGCGGGCACCGCCCTGCTGGCTCGCGATCGCAAGGGGCCCGAGCTCGCCGGGCAGGTCCTGATCTACCCCATGCTCGACGACCGCGATCAATCCGTTTCGACGGCCCAGTACGACGGTTTCGGGCTGTGGGACCGCCAGAGCAACCTGACCGGGTGGAACGCTCTGCTGGGCGAGCGACGCGGCACCGAGGACGTGTCGATCTACGCCGCTCCGGCGCGCGCCACCGATCTGTCCGGGCTCCCGCCTGCGTTCATCGACTGCGGCTCCGCAGAGGTCTTCCGCGACGAGGACGTCGCCTACGCGACGGCGCTGTGGCGCTCCGGCGTCCAGGCCGAGTTGCACGTGTGGCCCGGCGGGTTCCACGGGTTCGACGTGGCCGCCCCGCACACCGCGCTCGCGCGCGGCATGGCGGCTGCCCGCAACGCCTGGGTCGCCCGGCTGCTCGAAAGCTGA
- a CDS encoding alcohol dehydrogenase catalytic domain-containing protein, which yields MKAVVCRAGELSVAEIPAPRPGPGQVMLNVARAGICGSDLHARVHGDYLAEMAAQVGYLDAPRSDDEVVGYGPGTHRRWKPGTLVVSMPMRRDAARCESGRTCLAGHLRIRRSSTASSLARWRRAHSAELGKELVRDTGIEPVTSTVSR from the coding sequence ATGAAGGCCGTCGTGTGCCGTGCCGGAGAGCTGAGCGTGGCGGAGATCCCCGCCCCGCGGCCGGGACCCGGCCAGGTCATGCTCAACGTCGCCAGAGCGGGGATCTGCGGATCCGATCTCCACGCGCGCGTCCACGGGGACTACCTCGCCGAGATGGCCGCGCAGGTCGGGTACCTCGACGCTCCGCGCAGCGATGACGAGGTCGTCGGGTACGGGCCAGGTACGCACCGCCGCTGGAAACCGGGCACGCTGGTGGTGTCGATGCCGATGCGCCGCGACGCCGCAAGATGCGAAAGTGGCAGAACATGCCTAGCCGGGCATCTGCGAATCAGGCGGTCGAGTACCGCATCGTCATTAGCGAGATGGCGGCGAGCCCACTCCGCGGAGCTGGGAAAAGAACTGGTGCGCGATACTGGGATTGAACCAGTGACCTCTACCGTGTCAAGGTAG
- a CDS encoding abortive infection family protein: MAGTLSKATIRALLDEFAASWTIRTIEDVFTDAGIVPVAPGEAPEEQGERRTTARQYLHSLDLSDPRDCLTLMPVFELVLEDMMNWDGTPAPQRVRLLERLRRDGFERQPDGTIRPTSAVVLPTLPSSQVDEAVLREHLTRLERGLEGDPAVVIGSSKELIESVCKLVLQRLTIEYDENDDVPALVKVTLKALKLHPETLAPTAPAGEAVKRILGSLASMAVGVAELRNKIGTGHGRGVTLKLSPRHAHLAAGAATTFARLLLETLEDPEAPWRAGQDSP; this comes from the coding sequence GTGGCAGGAACTTTGTCCAAGGCAACGATTCGGGCACTGCTAGACGAATTCGCCGCGTCATGGACCATCCGGACGATCGAGGATGTCTTCACCGACGCTGGGATCGTGCCGGTCGCCCCGGGCGAGGCACCCGAAGAACAGGGCGAACGCCGAACGACGGCCCGTCAGTACCTGCATTCTCTGGACCTGAGCGACCCGCGTGACTGCCTCACACTGATGCCAGTTTTCGAGCTGGTGCTTGAGGACATGATGAACTGGGACGGTACGCCTGCTCCTCAACGCGTTCGCCTGTTGGAACGGCTACGTCGTGACGGGTTCGAGCGGCAGCCGGACGGGACGATCCGGCCGACCTCGGCTGTTGTTCTTCCAACGCTGCCGTCGTCCCAGGTCGATGAGGCTGTGTTGCGCGAGCATCTGACCCGCCTGGAACGTGGCCTCGAAGGTGATCCTGCTGTCGTGATCGGATCAAGCAAGGAGCTCATCGAGTCCGTATGCAAGCTGGTGCTTCAGAGGCTCACCATCGAGTACGACGAGAACGACGACGTACCTGCACTCGTGAAGGTCACCCTCAAAGCCCTGAAACTCCATCCCGAAACGCTCGCGCCGACGGCTCCCGCTGGCGAGGCTGTCAAGCGCATCCTCGGTTCACTCGCCTCGATGGCCGTGGGTGTCGCAGAGCTTCGCAACAAGATCGGCACTGGCCACGGCCGCGGAGTGACGCTCAAGCTCTCCCCCAGGCACGCGCACCTGGCAGCCGGTGCAGCGACCACTTTTGCTCGCTTGCTGCTCGAAACTCTGGAAGATCCTGAAGCACCGTGGCGCGCTGGGCAGGACAGCCCGTAG
- a CDS encoding MarR family winged helix-turn-helix transcriptional regulator, whose product MTDSVDVIMDLWRDEAPELADDLWPVAIVGRVQRLSRILDRALKAFYAEHGLEVWEFDVLTTLRRSGPPYELTPGALLDAAMITSSTVTNRIDRMESKGLVERIRDTDDRRSVRVRLTEHGAEVVDRIFRLHLANEARLLPDYSPADYEHLVGELRRLLEHLDDHLDRDRATSAPAAKKPR is encoded by the coding sequence ATGACCGACAGCGTCGACGTGATCATGGATCTGTGGCGCGACGAAGCACCGGAACTGGCCGACGACCTGTGGCCGGTGGCGATCGTGGGGCGGGTCCAGCGCCTGTCCCGCATCCTCGACCGCGCGCTGAAGGCCTTCTACGCCGAGCACGGGCTGGAGGTGTGGGAGTTCGACGTGCTCACCACGCTCCGGCGCTCCGGTCCCCCGTACGAACTCACCCCCGGCGCACTGCTCGACGCGGCGATGATCACCTCGAGCACGGTCACCAACCGCATCGACCGGATGGAGTCCAAGGGCCTGGTCGAGCGCATCCGCGACACCGACGACCGCCGCTCGGTCCGCGTCCGCCTCACCGAGCACGGAGCCGAGGTCGTGGACCGGATCTTCCGCCTCCACCTCGCCAACGAAGCACGGCTGCTCCCGGACTACAGCCCCGCCGACTACGAACACCTCGTCGGCGAACTCCGCCGCCTCCTGGAGCACCTCGACGACCACCTCGACCGCGACCGCGCCACCTCCGCGCCAGCAGCGAAGAAACCGCGCTGA
- a CDS encoding sensor histidine kinase, with protein sequence MARTSSSGSEYKTIRARLTRVGLVPSVILLVLWLGFSSLTIYDGFYAVMVARGVQQASLPAGRSLVELQAERRMALERFSRPGSDPGAMAAQRARTDEALAETRPNFDGLIDDSPQAIAGQVRTLDGLLAELPERRAGMDSGAISRQETFDYYNRLLDAWADLFDTQARIVPDLAASHAGLAGSEVVRAADQMSQAASLGSAALAGGGFGDIDHVAFAHLVGSYHARLDTNLPVMEPNGGALLRQLIRSEAWRKLVAFENELIERPPQPGVTPVDPVEWGQVTAEVSEKLIEVAQQQAREGVELGLDNGNSRLLEVLAISLVGLLVVLVSIVLAARVARGLVDRTLVSRLASLSDDTLRLAHERLPDIMARLERGEQVDVEAELAPLDYGTDEIGQVADAFNTAHHTAVAAAVQENHAKAGFNKVFLGIAHRNQGLVHRQLKVLDRMERNEEHPERLAGLFELDHLATRARRNAENLVVLAGVQAGRKWRKPVRLADVVRAAIAETEHFDRIQVHRTPDLSVVGAAVGDVIHLLAELMDNATSFSAPESRVQVYCGDTTRGGVLVRIEDEGMGMRPAERDEANVLLASKPKFEDITLRGDSRLGLFVVAVLASRRGIKVELREASGEGTVAYVRLPANIVAHDRLFEDRSEEPDLLRLPSSSTAERSPGSSDDRVRPKWKGRERPGD encoded by the coding sequence GTGGCGCGGACGAGCAGTTCCGGGAGCGAGTACAAGACGATCCGGGCCCGCCTGACGCGCGTCGGCTTGGTGCCCAGCGTGATCCTGCTGGTCCTGTGGCTCGGGTTCTCCTCGTTGACGATCTACGACGGCTTCTACGCCGTGATGGTCGCCCGCGGGGTCCAGCAGGCCTCGCTCCCGGCGGGCCGGAGCCTGGTCGAGCTGCAGGCGGAGCGCCGCATGGCGCTGGAGCGCTTCAGCCGCCCGGGCAGCGATCCGGGCGCCATGGCCGCTCAGCGCGCCCGGACCGATGAGGCGCTCGCGGAGACGCGGCCGAACTTCGACGGGCTGATCGACGATTCGCCGCAGGCGATCGCCGGGCAGGTCCGGACGCTGGACGGGTTGCTGGCCGAACTCCCGGAGCGGCGGGCCGGGATGGATTCCGGCGCGATCTCGCGCCAGGAGACCTTCGACTACTACAACCGGCTGCTGGACGCCTGGGCCGACCTGTTCGACACCCAGGCGCGGATCGTGCCGGACCTGGCGGCCAGCCACGCCGGGCTGGCGGGCAGCGAGGTGGTCCGGGCGGCCGATCAGATGTCGCAGGCCGCCTCGCTGGGCAGCGCCGCGCTGGCCGGGGGCGGGTTCGGCGACATCGATCACGTGGCGTTCGCGCACCTGGTCGGCTCCTACCACGCCAGGCTCGACACGAACCTCCCCGTCATGGAGCCCAACGGCGGCGCCCTCCTGCGGCAGCTCATCAGGAGCGAGGCCTGGCGGAAGCTGGTCGCCTTCGAGAACGAGCTGATCGAGCGCCCGCCCCAGCCCGGCGTGACCCCGGTGGATCCGGTGGAGTGGGGCCAGGTCACCGCGGAGGTGTCGGAGAAGCTGATCGAGGTCGCCCAGCAGCAGGCCCGCGAAGGCGTCGAACTCGGCTTGGACAACGGCAACAGCCGGCTCCTGGAGGTGCTGGCGATCAGCCTGGTGGGGCTGCTGGTCGTGCTGGTCAGCATCGTGCTGGCGGCCCGCGTCGCCCGCGGCCTGGTGGACCGGACGCTGGTCTCCCGGTTGGCGAGCCTGAGCGACGACACGCTGCGGCTGGCCCACGAGCGGTTGCCGGACATCATGGCCCGGCTGGAGCGCGGCGAGCAGGTCGACGTGGAGGCCGAGCTCGCGCCGCTGGACTACGGCACCGACGAGATCGGCCAGGTCGCCGACGCGTTCAACACCGCGCACCACACGGCGGTGGCGGCCGCGGTGCAGGAGAACCACGCCAAGGCCGGGTTCAACAAGGTCTTCCTCGGCATCGCGCACCGCAACCAGGGCCTGGTGCACCGCCAGCTGAAGGTGCTCGACCGGATGGAGCGCAACGAGGAGCACCCGGAGCGGCTGGCCGGGCTGTTCGAGCTGGACCACCTGGCCACCCGCGCCCGCCGCAACGCCGAGAACCTGGTGGTGCTGGCCGGGGTGCAGGCCGGGCGCAAGTGGCGCAAGCCGGTGCGGCTGGCCGACGTGGTGCGCGCGGCGATCGCCGAGACCGAGCACTTCGACCGCATCCAGGTGCACCGGACGCCGGATCTCTCGGTGGTCGGCGCGGCGGTGGGCGACGTGATCCACCTGCTGGCCGAGCTGATGGACAACGCCACGTCGTTCTCCGCGCCGGAGTCGCGGGTGCAGGTCTACTGCGGCGACACCACGCGCGGCGGTGTGCTGGTGCGGATCGAGGACGAGGGCATGGGCATGCGCCCGGCCGAGCGCGACGAGGCCAACGTCCTGCTGGCCAGCAAGCCGAAGTTCGAGGACATCACGCTGCGCGGCGACTCCCGGCTCGGCCTGTTCGTGGTGGCCGTGCTGGCCTCCCGCCGCGGCATCAAGGTGGAGCTGCGCGAGGCATCGGGCGAGGGCACGGTGGCCTACGTCCGGCTGCCCGCCAACATCGTGGCGCACGACCGGCTCTTCGAGGACCGGTCGGAGGAACCGGACCTGCTGCGCCTCCCGTCGTCGTCCACCGCCGAGCGGTCGCCGGGCTCCTCGGACGACCGGGTCCGGCCGAAGTGGAAGGGCCGGGAGCGACCCGGCGACTGA
- the pepE gene encoding dipeptidase PepE: protein MTPDVDQEESDVELLLLSSSVKHGTGFLEHAMPAVTELLADRDRLLFVPFAKRDHDGYTATVQNAVGPHGITVDGIHRSADPVAAVRDAQAVFIGGGNTFRLLAALHRLGLVTALRDAVRGGTPYMGASAGTNMACPTLRTSNDMPIVQPPSFEAIGLVPFQINPHYVDPDPGSTHMGETREQRIAEFLEDNDVPVLGVREGSWLRVRGERAELGGTTGARLFSRGVEPRDLAPGEDLTPLLSTEPHFDS from the coding sequence ATGACACCGGATGTCGACCAGGAGGAGAGCGACGTGGAACTGCTGTTGCTGTCCAGTTCGGTGAAGCACGGCACCGGTTTTCTCGAACACGCCATGCCCGCGGTGACGGAGTTGCTGGCAGACCGGGACCGGCTGCTGTTCGTGCCGTTCGCCAAGCGGGACCACGACGGCTACACCGCCACCGTGCAGAACGCGGTCGGGCCGCACGGCATCACCGTCGACGGCATCCACCGGTCGGCCGATCCGGTCGCCGCGGTCCGGGACGCGCAGGCGGTGTTCATCGGCGGTGGCAACACGTTCCGGCTCCTCGCCGCGCTGCACCGGCTCGGCCTGGTCACCGCGCTGCGCGATGCGGTGCGCGGCGGCACGCCGTACATGGGCGCCAGCGCGGGCACCAACATGGCCTGCCCGACCCTGCGCACCAGCAACGACATGCCCATCGTGCAGCCGCCGTCGTTCGAGGCGATCGGGCTGGTGCCGTTCCAGATCAACCCGCACTACGTGGACCCCGATCCCGGCAGCACGCACATGGGCGAGACCCGGGAGCAGCGGATCGCGGAGTTCCTGGAGGACAACGACGTGCCGGTGCTGGGCGTCCGCGAGGGTTCCTGGCTGCGCGTGCGCGGCGAGCGGGCCGAGCTCGGCGGCACCACCGGCGCACGCTTGTTCAGCCGCGGCGTCGAGCCCCGCGACCTCGCACCGGGCGAAGACCTCACGCCGCTGCTCAGCACCGAACCGCATTTCGACTCCTGA
- a CDS encoding EamA family transporter, with protein sequence MATITTSAPAVPRRTPVPLRDVALTALAPAGFGTVYAATALLLPPDRPLLAGAMRALPAGLLILALTRTLPRGRWWPKAIALALLNVGAFFPLLFLAAYRLPGGFAAALGALQPLVVAALAAVLLKTRTPGRILLAFVVAAMGIGLMTITAITAPDPVGVAAMLAATSIMGLGIVLGKKWGSPVPPLTMTGWQLTIGGLVLWPLTLVAEGLPATITAQNVAGFVYVGLVGTALAYTLWFRGVQRLAPTAVSQLSTVNPLVATAVGFALLGQTLTPWQLAGFTIALLALVAGQSMNRSTK encoded by the coding sequence ATGGCCACCATCACCACCAGCGCACCCGCGGTGCCCCGCCGGACGCCGGTGCCGCTGCGCGACGTAGCGCTCACCGCGCTCGCACCCGCGGGCTTCGGAACCGTCTACGCCGCAACGGCTTTGCTGCTCCCACCGGATCGGCCACTGCTGGCCGGGGCGATGCGGGCCCTGCCCGCGGGGCTGCTCATCCTGGCCCTCACCCGGACGCTCCCGCGCGGGAGGTGGTGGCCGAAGGCGATCGCGCTCGCGCTCCTCAACGTCGGGGCGTTCTTCCCGCTGCTCTTCCTCGCCGCCTACCGGCTGCCCGGCGGGTTCGCCGCCGCGCTCGGAGCGCTGCAACCGCTCGTCGTCGCCGCGCTGGCGGCGGTGCTGCTGAAGACCCGCACCCCGGGCCGGATCCTGCTCGCCTTCGTCGTAGCCGCGATGGGGATCGGGCTCATGACGATCACTGCCATCACCGCGCCGGACCCGGTCGGCGTCGCCGCGATGCTGGCCGCGACTTCGATCATGGGCCTGGGGATCGTGCTCGGGAAGAAGTGGGGCTCACCGGTCCCGCCGCTGACCATGACCGGCTGGCAGCTCACCATCGGCGGGCTCGTCCTCTGGCCGCTGACCCTCGTGGCCGAAGGGCTGCCCGCGACGATCACCGCCCAGAACGTGGCCGGGTTCGTCTACGTCGGACTCGTCGGCACCGCACTGGCCTACACGCTGTGGTTCCGCGGCGTGCAACGACTCGCACCCACCGCGGTGTCGCAGCTGTCCACTGTGAACCCGCTCGTCGCGACCGCCGTCGGGTTCGCCCTGCTCGGCCAGACGCTCACGCCCTGGCAACTCGCCGGATTCACCATCGCCCTGCTCGCCCTCGTGGCGGGCCAGTCCATGAACAGGAGCACGAAATGA
- a CDS encoding DUF2637 domain-containing protein, protein MNPDHRPRRPDYSLQVQCACTLLVAVGAAYVSYRHGRAFALRFGADETTATLWPLIVDGLLTLATVELWKAGHRHRPAGRWKAWLSFTLGIGLSLCANIASAPELNAFSIAVAACPPLALLLSVELLNQALKRRRAEMTGETVQEPDDESASPQPHSTAPGQISQASVTSAGIGDVPVPCTAVNNIPGHIAVGADAVLEAPHGDDDDPLSEEAYRLDAEHWLLYQRPISADTLRRELSIGSTRARALTRQIRQHHQLGAVPATMG, encoded by the coding sequence ATGAATCCAGATCACCGGCCACGGCGCCCGGACTACTCACTGCAGGTGCAGTGCGCCTGCACTCTCCTGGTAGCAGTTGGCGCGGCCTACGTCTCCTACCGGCATGGTCGAGCCTTCGCCCTGCGCTTCGGCGCAGACGAGACCACCGCCACGCTCTGGCCGCTCATCGTCGACGGCCTGCTCACGTTGGCCACAGTCGAACTGTGGAAAGCCGGCCACCGCCATCGCCCGGCCGGGCGATGGAAGGCATGGCTGTCGTTCACCCTCGGCATCGGGTTGTCGCTGTGCGCCAACATCGCCTCCGCACCCGAGCTGAACGCCTTCTCCATCGCCGTCGCGGCCTGCCCACCGCTGGCACTGCTGTTGTCAGTCGAGCTGCTCAACCAGGCGCTCAAGCGGCGCCGCGCGGAGATGACAGGAGAGACCGTTCAGGAGCCCGACGACGAGAGTGCATCACCCCAGCCGCACTCGACGGCCCCGGGCCAGATCAGCCAGGCCTCGGTAACTTCTGCGGGGATCGGGGACGTGCCAGTGCCGTGCACGGCCGTAAACAACATCCCTGGCCACATCGCTGTCGGTGCCGACGCCGTCCTAGAGGCTCCGCACGGCGACGATGACGATCCACTGAGCGAGGAGGCATACCGACTCGACGCTGAACACTGGCTTCTGTATCAACGTCCAATCTCAGCCGACACGCTCCGTCGAGAGCTCAGCATCGGCTCAACCCGAGCCCGCGCTCTCACACGCCAGATCCGCCAACACCACCAGCTAGGAGCGGTGCCTGCAACGATGGGCTGA